From the genome of Candidatus Neomarinimicrobiota bacterium:
TGGAAGTGCAGAACGGGGAGACCTTTCTGCCCCAACTGTTCCGGGACGTAACGGCGCCTATTGACGCGGTCGAGTTGCGCAAGCCCACCCTGGAAGACGTCTTTTTGCAATTAACCGGCCGGACGATCCGGGAAGAGGAGGCCTCTGGCAAGGACCGGCTGCGACAGCGGATGCGTAAAAGGAGGAGAACATAGTCCATGCCCTCGTACTTCACTCAGGCGATTCTCACCATCTGGCAGCGGGAGATCATCCGCTATGTACGGGAAAAACCCCGGATCATCTCCACCCTGGTGCAGCCCCTGATGTTTCTGGTGATCTTCGGGGCCGGGCTCCAGCGCACACTGGCGGCAGGTAACTTCGGCATTGACTACGTGAAGTTCATGTATCCGGGTATCATCGCCATGAGCGTCATGGGGGTGGCGTTTTTCTCAACCGTCTCGACGGTCTGGGACCGGGAATTCGGCTTTCTGAAGGAAATCCTGGTAGCGCCGGTCTCCCGGACGGCCATTGCCCTGGGCAAAGCACTGGGGGCTACCAGTATCGCTTCCACTCAGGCACTGATCCTGCTGGTGCTGGCACCGCTGATCGGGGTGCCCATCCACGTTGTCGCGATCATCCAACTGTTTGGGCTGATGCTGTTGCTGGCGTTTTCCATCGCGGGGATGGGGCTGTTGATCGCTTCCCTGATGCAGACCACCGAGAGCTTCGGCCTGGTGATGCAACTGCTCTTTTTTCCCATGTTCTTCCTGTCCGGGGCGTTCTTTCCGCTAACCGCTGTGCCGAAGTGGATGGTGGGGCTGTCCAGCGTCAATCCGCTGACCTACGGCGTGGATGTGTTCCGGCAGGTCCTGCTGGGCAGCGAGATGCCGGCTTCCGTGGCGACTATGATCGTGCTCCACGCCAAATCGAACGATGTCCTGTTCATGGTAGGTTTTGCGGTGGTGATGATCGGGGCGTCGGTGGCAGCGTTCAACCGGAGGCAGTAGAGCTTGGCGTCGATCCGACGGGACCGGACCCGGCCAATCAGGCTGTGCGGATTCGCCCCGCCTACAGCTGGA
Proteins encoded in this window:
- a CDS encoding ABC transporter permease produces the protein MPSYFTQAILTIWQREIIRYVREKPRIISTLVQPLMFLVIFGAGLQRTLAAGNFGIDYVKFMYPGIIAMSVMGVAFFSTVSTVWDREFGFLKEILVAPVSRTAIALGKALGATSIASTQALILLVLAPLIGVPIHVVAIIQLFGLMLLLAFSIAGMGLLIASLMQTTESFGLVMQLLFFPMFFLSGAFFPLTAVPKWMVGLSSVNPLTYGVDVFRQVLLGSEMPASVATMIVLHAKSNDVLFMVGFAVVMIGASVAAFNRRQ